From the genome of Longispora fulva:
CCGCGGCGTTACCCAGAGTATCAGTTACGAGTCGTACAGTGAATGTCTCAGTAGAACTTCAGTCCTCCCCATGAAGATACGGGGACGGAGCCCCGAAGACGAGTGCACTGGGGAGCGATTCCACGAGGTCGTGCAGGACGACCTCTTCCGCCAGTACGTAACCCGCCGTGGCTGGCCAGGCCACCGCATACAGCCAGAAGCCCTTGGCCTCGCCCACGTAGGCGCTGCGGTCGGGCGGCGCGTCGAAGGCCCATAGTGGAGTGGGATGGCCGGCCGCTGTCACTTTCGCGTGCGGCAGGCCTTCCGCCATTCCTGGTCCAGGATCAGCACCCAGTAGGCCGGCGAACCGGGGGCCCAACCCGACCCCGAGCTCCTCGGCGACCAGGACCACATCGGCCGGTCCGCCTTCCAGCGGCGCCGGGCCGCTACAGGCCACAGCCGTCGCCCGGGCGCCCGACCGCTCGTCCCCGACCCAGCCGACCCCGGTGACCGTCCACCCCGGAAGTAAGGGCCACAGGCACCACAAAGGGACCTTTGACCTGTTCCGGACCGTGTCCAGGACCGCCAGGCTCGGCCGGTGGGCACTGCGGAAGGGCAGGACCGGACCGTGCTCGGGGCACCGCCAGTCAGAGTGCATCAGGTCCGGCGGCGACACTCTCCCGCCGCACCGCGGGCAACTGACCGCGACGCTCACAAAATCAGGCTACTCCGCATAGGAGAGGAAAATCACTTTCGAGGTACTCATTCACGCGTGCTGTCGGATCCACGCGTGCATCGCGATCCCACCCGCCACCCCGGCGTTGATCGACCGTGTCGACCCGAACTGCGCGATCGAACAGACCAGGCTCGCCGCCGCCCTGGCCGGCTCCGAGAGCCCCGGCCCCTCCTGGCCGAACAGCAGCACGCAGCGGCGGGGCAGCTCCACCGACTCCAGCGGCACCGCCCCGGGCAGGTTGTCGATCCCGACGATCGGCAGATCCTCGGACCTCGCCCAGGCCAGCAGGTCCTCGACGGTCTCGTGGTGGAACACGTGCTGGTAACGGTCGGTGACCATCGCCCCGCGCCGGTTCCACCGCCGCCGACCCACGATGTGCACCGCCCGGGCCAGGAACGCGTTGGCGGTCCGCACCACGGTGCCGATGTTCATGTCGTGCTGCCAGTTCTCGATGGCCACGTGGAAGTCGTGCCGGCGGAGGTCGAGGTCCGCGACGACTGCCTCGCGGGTCCAGTACCGGTACCGGTCCACCACGTTGCGCCGGTCGCCGTGTTCGAGCAGCTCCGGGTCGTACCGGTCGTCGGTCGGCCACGGGCCCACCCAGGGGCCCACGCCGACCTCGACCTCGTCCTCCGTCACACCGGTCAGGCTAGCGCTCTCGCCAGATCGTCCATGAACCGCTGCTCGGCGGAGGTGACCCGGTCACCGCCCAGGCCGAGGAAGCCGCCGGAGTGCGCCGCCTCGGAGACCGAACCGGCGATCCGGTGCAGCCAGACCCGGTAGGCGGCGGCGTCGGCCGGCTCGGCCTTCGCCGCGAGCACCCGGGCCGCGCGGCGGGCGTCGTCGAGCACCTCGGCGAGGCCGGCCGCCCGGTTGTTGAACTCCTCGGCGGCCGGCAGCTCGTCGGCGTCGGGGTCGGCCTCCAGCAGGAAGAGGTCCGCGTAGACCGCGCGGACCAGAGCACTGTCGTCGATCTCGCCCGCCTGAATGCCGGCGTGCCCGGCGATGCCCTCGTTGACGGTGCGCCGGGGGCCGTCGGCCTCGGCCGAGGTCGCGGCGATCACCACGGATCGGGGCAGCTCCACGAGGAGTTCCCATTCGGCGCCGGTGTACTGGTCACGCATGCCGACCTCCCTGAACGTCACCTTTGTGACGTCCAGGATATGGCTATTCCGGCTTTTTCGGGACCATGACGCGGCGGCGGAAGATGCACACCATCGTGCCGTCCTGGTTGAAGCCCTTGGTCTCCACGTAGACGATGCCCCGGTCCGGCTTCGAGCTGGACTCCTTGACCTCGAGCACCTCGGTCTGGCCGTAGATCGTGTCGCCGTGGAAGGTCGGCGCGACGTGCTTGAGGGACTCGACCTCGAGGTTCGCGATGGCCTTACCGGACACGTCAGCCACCGACATGCCGAGGAGCAGCGAGTAAATGTAGTTGCCGACCACCACGTTCTTGCCGAATTCTGTGGACGTCGCGGCGTAGTGCGCGTCCAGGTGCAGCGGGTGGTGGTTCATCGTGAGCAGACAGAAGAGGTGATCGTCGTACTCGGTGACGGTCTTTCCGGGCCAGTGCTTGTAGATCGCACCGACCTCGAACTCCTCGAAATACCGACCGAACTGCATCTGCGGGCTCCTCACGCGATGGGTTACCGGCCAGTAGCATAACTTTTTCCCCACAAACAGCAACGAGCGGCGAGGCCTCAAGACGCCCGCCGCCCGCGCTTTTTGTTGTGGGGATGATCCTGCTCTGTAAATCTTTGGTTTGCTGTGACGTGCGCCATAGTTACGCAACCGTAAGCACCCATCGACCGAAAGGACTACGTCAGCCCTGGCCGGGCGAGGGATGCCGGCGATTCTAGAATCTCCGATATGCGACTCCGGGTGACGATCACCACACTCGTCGCGGTGGCCCTGCTCCTCGGAACCCTGTTCGGCTCCGACGACGACTTCCCCTTCGGCCCCATCCGGATGTACGCGACCACCGACGCCCTCGACGCGCCCGTCCGCGACACCCGGGTCACGGCCCTCGACGACTCCGGGGCCGTCCTCGAACTCGACGAGCGCGACACCGGACTCCGCCGCGCCGAGGTCGAGGGGCGACTCGGGCTGCCCGACCTGCCCCGGCTGCTCGCGGAGGCCTACGCCCGCCGCAACCCCGCCGCGCCCGCGCTGCGCAGGGTCACCATCGTGGTCACCTGGCACGAGCTGCACGCCGGCCAGCCGACCGGCCGGACCTCAGAGGAGACGGTGGCGTCATGGGAACGGTGAACCTGCTGCGGCCGGCCCGGGCGACCGCCCCGGGCTGGCTGTGCGCCCCCGTGCCTCTCGGCCGGATCGCCGTCTTCCGCACGCTCGTTTACCTGTTCGTCGCCGCCGACCTCGTGTTCTTCACGCCCTGGGTACTCGGGCACGCGACGGCGCCCGCCGGGCTGTACCGGCCGCTGCTCGTCGCCCGGCTGCTGCACCTGCCCGCCCCGACCCCGGTGCTCGTGCACGGCGTGTTCTGGGCGCTGCTCGGGGCGGCCCTGGTCGCGGCGACCGGCCGGTGGCCCCGGGGGTTCGGCTGGACGGTGTTCGCGCTGTACTCCGTCTGGATGCTCGTCGCCATGGGCTACGGCAAGGTCGACCACGACCGGCTCGGGCTCCTCGTCGCCCTCGCGGCGCTGCCCACGGTCGGCCGGGCCCGGTTCGGCTCGACGGAGCCCTCGGCCGCCGGGGGCTGGGCGCTGCGGGTCACCCAGCTCGCCGTCGTGGCCACCTACTTCCTCGCCGCCTGGGCCAAGCTGCGGTTCGGCGGGATCGGCTGGCTCACCGGGGCCACAATGACCCGGGCTGTGCTGCGCCGGGGCACCTGGTTCGGCGGGCTGCTCGTCGGGGTGCCGGGGCTGCTCACGGCGAGCCAGTTCGGGATCGTGGCGTTCGAGCTGGCCAGCCCCGCGGTGTTCCTGGTCCGCGACCGGGTCCGCTATCTCGTGGTCGGCGGGTTCTACCTCTTCCACGTGCTCGTCTTCGCCACGGTCACCATCGCCTTCGCGCCGCACCTGGTGGCCATGGCGAGCTTCCTCCCGCTGGAAAAGGCGGTGAGTAGGCTGCTCGGGTGCCCTACGGACTCGTCAAGGTGATCGCCGGCCCCCTCTTCAAGGTGTACTGCCGGGCCGCCGTCACCGGCCTCGAACACCTGCCGGCCACGGGCCCCGTCCTGCTCGCCTCCAACCACCTCGGCACCATCGACCCGCTGATCCTGCCGGCGCTCCTGCCGCGCCGGGTGACGTTCGTGGCCAAGTCGGAGTACTTCGCCGAGGGGCGGATCACCGGGAAGCTGCTCCGGGCGTTCGGCCAGCTCCCCGTCGAGCGCCGGGCCGGGGCCGCCGCCACCGAGGCCCTGGAGACCGCGCTCGACGTGCTGCGGGCCGGCGAGGTGTTCGGCATCTACCCGGAGGGCACCCGCTCCCCCGACGGCCGGCTGTACCGGGGCCGGGTCGGCGTCGGGTGGCTCGCGCTGGCGTCCGGCGCGCCGGTGATCCCGGTCGGGATGCTCGGCACCGACCGGGTCATGCCGCGCGGGGCCAGTTTCCCCCGGCCGGCGAAGGTTCGGATCCGACTCGGGGCACCCATGACGGTGAGTGGGTCAGAGAAGAGTGCCCGCGACCGACGCCTCGCCACGGACGCGATCATGGCCGCGATCGGGGAGCTGACCGGTCAGGAACGGGCCGGGGAGTACGCGCCGCTGCCGGCCTGAGGCCTTATGGGGTGGAGGTGTCGCACCGGCCGGGACCGGGGACGCCCCGCCGTAACCGTCTAACGCTCTGCCTGGGGCAGCGAGCACGCGGCGGTGCCGCCGGGCATCCGGTGCCGGTTGCGGGCCACCCAGCGGTAGGCCGGCCAGGCCAGCCACAGCACGGGGCGCAGGCCGAGCAGCCAGCCCAGGGGCCGCCACGGGCCGCCGGCGTCGCGGAGCAGCCGGGAGATCGCCACCGGGCCGGCGGCCACCCCGCGCGCGTCGACCCACTGCACGGCACCCTCGGCGTCCTCGCTGGTCACACCCAGCGCGGCGAGGTCGGTGCGCTGCCACGGCACGACCCGGGCCCCGGTCGGGATCCGGCGCTCGACGAACCGGGCGCAGGTGGAGCAGAAGGCACAGTCGCCGTCGTACACGAAGGTGGCGCTCATGGGGTCATCATCCTCCCGCCAGGCGTGCGGACGCGCTCTCGACGCCGTGAGTCGCGCCACGCCGTGAACGTGGACAGTAGTTCGAACATGTGTTCTAGTATTGAGCATGCGCTGGAGTCATCTGCAAGCCACCGAGCCGACCGCCACCGACGGCGAGCTGCCCCTGCGCCTCCCCGACGCGACGGTCCGCACCTTCGACACCCCCGGCTTCGCGGGCATGACGTTCCACGAGATCCACGCGAAGTCGATCATCAACAAGGTCCCCGGGGAGAGTTCGATGTTCCAGTGGACGGTCAATCCGTACCGTGGCTGCTCGCACGCCTGCGTCTACTGCCTGACCGGTGACACCCCGATCCTGATGGCCGACGGCCGCACCCGACCGCTCGCCGAGGTCCAGGTCGGCGACGAGATCTACGGCACCGAGCGCCAGGGCAACTACCGGCGGTATGTCACGACGACCGTGCTGGACCACTGGTCCACCGTGAAGCCGGCGTACCGGATCACGCTCGCCGACGGCACGTCGCTGGTGGCCAGCGGCGACCACCGGTTCCTCACCGAGCGCGGCTGGAAGCACGTCACCGGGGCCGAGCGCGGCTTCGGCAAGCGGCCGTACCTGACGACGAGCAACAAGCTGATGGGCACCGGGCGGTTCGCGACCCCGCCGGAGGAGTCCGACGAGTACCAGCTGGGGTATCTGGCCGGCATCATCCGGGGCGACGAGGGGCTGAGCAGCTTCCCCCGCTCGCCGTACCGGTTCCGGCTCACCGTCGCCGAGGTCGAGGCGCTCGACCGGACCAGGGCGTATCTGGCGCACTTCGACGTCGCCACCGAGCGGCTCACCTCGCAGCGGCCCGGCCGGCCGCCGACCCTGCGCACCTCCCAGCGCGACGCCGTCGAGGCCATCGGCCGGCTCGTCGCCTGGCCCGGCTCCCCCACCGACGACTGGTGCAAAGGCTTCCTCGCCGGCATGTTCGACTCCGCCGGCAGCTACTCGCGCGGCATCCTGCGCGTCCCCAGCGCCGACAAGGACATCGTCGACGCACTGGAGACGGCGTTCACGGCGCTCGAGTTCGACTACGTGATCGAGGACCGGGGCTTCGCGTGCTTCCGGCTCCTCGGCGGGCTGCGCGAACACCTCCGGTTCTTCCACACCGTCGACCCGGCCATCACCGCCAAGTGGACGATCACCAACACGGCCCTGAAGAGCAACGCGCCGCTGGGCATCACGGCCATCGAGGACCTCGGCGTGCGGCTGCCGATGTTCGACATCACGACGGGTACGGGGGACTTCATCGCCAACGGCGTCGTCAGCCACAACTGCTTCGCCCGCAACACGCACACCTACCTCGACCTCGACGCCGGGCGCGACTTCGACACCCAGGTCATCGTCAAGGTGAACTCCCCCGCGCTGCTCCGCCGCGAGCTGTCCGCCCCGAAATGGCGCGGCGCGCACATCGCCATGGGCACCAACGTCGACTGCTACCAGCGCGCCGAGGGCCGGTACGAGCTGATGCCCGGCATCATCAGCGCCCTCACCGACTTCCGGAACCCGTTCTCCATCCTCACCAAGGGCACCCTGATCCTCCGCGACCTCGACCTGCTCCGCGCCGCCTCCGAGGTGACCTCGGTCGGGATCGCCGTCTCCGTCGGGTTCACCGACACCGACCTGTGGCGGGCCGTCGAGCCCGGCGCGCCCAGCCCAAACCGGCGGCTCGACGTGGTCCGCCGGCTCACCGACGCCGGGCTGGCCGTCAGCGTGCTGATGGCCCCGGTGCTGCCGGGGCTCACCGACACCGCCGAGGAGATCGAGCACACCGTCGCCGCCATCGCCGCCGCCGGGGCCGTGAGCGTCACGCCCCTCGGCCTGCACCTGAAGCCGGGGGCGCGGGAGTGGTACCTGGCGTGGCTGGCCCGGGAGCATCCGGCCCTCGTCCAGGTCTACGAACGGCTGTACGCGGGCGGGGCCTTCCTCCCCCAGGGGTACCAGCGGGAGTTGACGGCGCGGGTGCGGGCCGCGGCGCGGCGGCACGGGATCGGGGGGCCCGGGCCCGGTGGGGCGCGGAACACGCCGGCTTCGCCGTCGCAGGCGCGGGCGGCGGAGCTGGTGCCGGAGGGGGCCGGGCAGCTGACGCTGCTGTAGGGGGCGCGGACGGGCCGGTCAGCCTGGGTAGCTGGCCACGATGGTCACCAGGTCGGGGGTCACGCGGACCTCGGCCGCCCGGAGCAGCGGGTGGGTCAGCCAGTACAGCCGGGGGTTGTCGACCTCGCCGGCGTAGGTGGGCGGCCAGCCGGTCGACGGGGTGAAGTCGTCGATCACGAGCATGCCGCCCGGGCGGAGCCACTGTGCCGGGTCGATCGGCGGCTCGCCCTTCTTGCCCTGGCCGCCGCCGTCGAGGACGAGCAGGTCGAACGGGCCGTGGCCGCGGAGTTCACGCCAGTCGGCCCCGATGACCTCGACCTGCGGCCCACCGGTGGCGTCCGGCCCGGGCCGGTCGGCGGTGGCGGACCTGGGCCCGTTGACGGCATCAGGCCACGACCGACCTGTGGTGGCGCTCCCCGGCCGGCTGACGGCCCTGGGCGTGGGGTGGTCGGCGAACACCGCCGCCGCGAGGGCAGCCCGGAACGGGTCCCGTTCGACGCTGACCAGGCGGGCGTCCGGGTGCGCGCCGCTGGCCAGCCACGCCAGGCCCACGCCGCAGCCGGTGCCGGTCTCGCCGATCAGGCCGGGGCCGATGCCCCGGGCGAGAACGCGGAGGAGTTCGCCGTGCGCGGGCACGCACGACAACGGGAAGTCGGCCTTCTTCGCCACGTCGACGGCCGTCGCCACCAGGGCGGGCAGGTCGGAGAGTCCACTGTAGGCGTCAGTTCCTCGGAAAGACATGCCACTATTCCTACCGCGTGTAGTCGAGCGAGTACAGAGTGGGCTGACGCCGGGCGGAGGTGTGGCTGACGCCGGGTGGGAGTGCGGCGGACGGCCGGTGGAAACCGGGTCGGTGGTCACCGTAACCGGAAAATGGGGTTGATCTGGGAAAAGGAGTGCGGCCCGGTCGGGGACCGGGCCGCACTGGTGGAGCAGGGGCTATGCGCGGTAGTCGCGCAGCAGGCCGCGGGAGATGATCGTCTTCTGGATCTCCGAGGTGCCCTCGCCGATCAGCAGGAACGGGGCCTCGCGCATCAGGCGCTCGATCTCGTACTCCTTGGCGTAGCCGTAGCCGCCGTGGATCCGGAACGCCTCCTGGACGATCTCGGCGCAGTACTCCGACGCGAGGAGCTTGGCCATGCCGGCCTCGACGTCGTTGCGCTGGCCGGCGTCCTTGAGCCGCGCGGCGTTGACCATCATCGCGTGCGCCGCCTCGATCTTCGTGCCCATCTCGGCGAGCTTGAACGCGATGGCCTGGTGCTTGTACAGCGGCTGGCCGAACGTCTGGCGCTGCTGGGCGTACGCGATGCCGAGCTCGAAGGCGCGGATCGAGATGCCGCACGCCCGGGCGGCGACGTTGACCCGGCCGACCTCGACGCCGTCCATCATCTGGTAGAAGCCCTTGCCGGTCTCGCCGCCGAGCAGCGCGGTCTCGGGCACCACGTGGCCGTCGAGGAGCATCTCGGTCGTCTCGACGCCCTTGTAGCCCATCTTCTCGATCTTGCCCGGGATGGTGAGGCCGGGGGCGGTCTCACCGAAGCCGGGCTCCTTCTCCAGAAGGAAGGTCGACATGTTGCCGTAGGGGGTGTCGGCACCCAGCTCGGTGCGGACCAGGGTGGCGACGATCGAGGAGTAGCCGCCGTTGGTCAGCCACATCTTCTGGCCGTCGAGCCGCCAACCGCCGTCGACGGGGACGGCCTTGGAGCGGATCGCCGCCACGTCGGAGCCACAGCCGGGCTCGGACATGGAGAACGCGCCGCGCGCCTCGCCGGTGGCCATCCGGGGCAGCAGCCGGGCCTTCTGCTCGGGGGTGCCGTGCTGCTGGAGCAGGTAGGCCACGATGAAGTGCGTGTTCACGATGCCGGAGACGCTCATCCAGCCCCGGGACAGCTCCTCGACGACGAGGGCGTAGGTCAGCAGGGACTCGCCGAGCCCGCCGTACTCCTCGGAGATCGTGAGACCGAACAGGCCCAGCTCCTGCATCCCGGCGACGATCTTCTCGGGATAGATGTCGCCGTGCTCGAGCGTCTGAGCGTGCGGGATGACCTCTTTGTCGACGAACTCCCGGACAGTCGACAGAATGTCGCGCTGCACTTCGGTGAGGTCGCGGGTCTGCGCGAGGCGGGGCATGGCACCTCCAGGCCAATCCAGTATTACCGGTGAGTATGAACGGTCGTTCAGGTGAGCGGGAAGTGACTGCCGTGTGACCCTGACCACCTGCTGAGGGCCGCGGACGTCGCCTTCCCGACCGTTGTCGCGACCCACAGGCCTCAGGCTATGCGCGGGTGGCGCGGTACAGGTACCGTCTGGCGGGTAGAGGGAGGAAAGTCAATGACGTACCCGCAAGATCCATATAACCCCCAGGGTCAGCAGCCGCAGCAGCCGGGTCAGCCGGGCTACGGCCAGCCGAGCGGGTATGACCAGAGCGGCTACCCGCAGTACGACCAGCCGTACAGCGCGCCGCCGAGCACGGGCGCCCCGTACGACCCGTACGCGCAGCAGCAGCCCTACCAGCCCGGCTACCAGCAGCCCTACGCCCAGCAGCCGTACGGGTACGTGCAGCCCCGGGGCACCAACACCATGGCGATCCTGGCGCTGGTGTTCGCGTTCGTCTTCTCCCCGGTCGCGATCGTGCTGGGCCACATGGCCAAGAAGCAGATCAAGCAGACCGGCGAGGACGGCGACGGCCTGGCGACGGCCGGCCTGGTGATCGGCTACATCTTCACCGGCTTCTTCCTGCTCTACTGCTGCGGCGTCTTCGGTCTCGGCATGTTCGGCGCCATGACCGACGGCAGCACCAGCAGCTACTGAGCCTTCCGACTCACGGCGCGGCCCCGTTGCGGGGACCGCGCCGTCGTCGCATACCCGACACCTACCGGTAGTTGGACTCGCGGACGCTGTTGCCGCCGTCGACCACCAGAACCTGGCCGGTCACGTAGGACGCCGCCGGCGTGCAGAAGAACGTGATCGCCGCGGCCACCTCCTCCGGCAGGCCCGGGCGGGCCATCGGGGTGTCCAGACCGTGCCGCAGCTCCGCGACCGTGGACGAGCCGGTGCGGATCGTGCCCGGGGCCACGGCGTTGACCGTGATGCCGTCGGCGACGACCTCCATGGCCAGCGCGCGGGTCAGGCCGATGACGCCGGCCTTCGCCGCCGCGTACGCCGCCGCGGCCGGCATCGCGTTGAGGTAGCCGGCCGTGGCCGCCACGTTCACGATCCGGCCCCAGCCGCGCTCCGTCATTCCGCCCACGAAGGCCCGGCTGACCAGGAACGCCGTGCTCAGGTTCCGGTCGATCTCGGCCTTCCACTCCTCGTAGGTGAGCTGGGAGACCGGACGGAACACCTCCGGGCTGCTCTTGCTGGCCAGGCCGGCGTTGTTCACGATGATGTCGACCTCACCGAGCTGCTCGATCACCGCGTCGGCGAGCCCGGCGACCTCCGCGTCGTCGGTCAGGTCCACGACGAATCCCAGGGCGTCGATCTCCTTGCTGCGCTCGTGGATGCGCTTGGTGGTCGACACGATGGCGACCTCCGCGCCGAGCGCGCGCAACCGCAGGGCGGTGGCGAAGCCGATGCCGTCCGGGCTGCCGGCACCCGTCACCAGGGCTACCTTGCCGTCCAGTCGGTCAGTGGGGGCCATTGTGGGTGCTGGGGCGGCGAGTACCGCGGGCTGTGCTGCCATGCCGTGATCCTGCCCCTTAGACACGTTTGCCGGCAACCACCCGTCGGGCGAGTCGTGTACGCCACGCCTGCGGGGGCTGCGGATACCGGGTCCAGGCACCACGATGGGTACCCATGACCTATCCGCACCCCCAGAATGACCCCTACCAGCAGGGCGCGCCCCAGAACTCCCCGGATCCGCTCGATTTCCAGGTGCCGACGCCGTACGGCTACCAGCAGCAACCGCCGGCCCAGCCCGGCTACCCGGGTTACGACCAGCAGGCGTACCCGCAGTACGACCAGCCGTACAGCGCGCCGCCGGTGACCGGGGGCCCGTACATGCCGTACCAGCAGCAGCCGTACGGCCCGCCGAGGGCCAACGGCATGGCCCTCGCCTCGATGATCGTCTCGATCTGCGCGCTCGGCCTGGTGGTGTGCTGCTCTGCGTCCGGTCTGGTCGGCGCCGTCGGCGCGATCCTCGGGCACGTGGCCCGCAAGCAGATCCGGGAACGGGGCGAGGCCGGGGCCGGCAAGGCGCTCGCCGGGATCATCTGCGGCTGGATCGCTTTCGGGCTGTTCTTCGTGATGGTCGCGGTTGCCCTGATCATGTACCCGGGCGACATCGCCCATGTGCTCAACCCGACGAGATAGCTTGCGCCGGCCAGCACAATGGGGAGCATGACGTACCCCACGCAGGACCCGAACCAGTGGGATCCGAATCAGCACTGGGACCCGAACCAGCCGGTCACCGGCGCGCCGTATCCGCCGCAGTACGCCTACCCGCCGCAGTACGTGGCCCGGCGCACCAACGGGTTGGCGATCGCCGCCATGGTCACGTCGATCTGCGCCCTCGTGATGTGCTTCGGCTCGTTCGGCTTCATCGGCGCGATCCTCGGCCATGTCGCGCGCAAGCAGATCCGCGAGCGCGACGAGGAGGGTGACGGCATGGCGCTGGCCGGCATCATCATCGGCTGGATCGGCACGGCGATCGGCGTGCTCGTGATCGCGTTCTACGTGGTCTTCTTCGTGTGGGCGTTCAACGAGGCGAACAACCACACCTACGACGGGTACTGAGAAGGGTGCCCCCGGTCGGGGGCACCCTCTCTTTCGGGCTACGCCGGCGGCGTGAAGCTCGTCGTGCGGGTCATGCCCGCCGCGCGCCCCTTGCCCGCGATGACCAGCGCCATCTTCCGCGAGGCCTCGTCGATCATCTCGTCGCCGAGCATGACCGCGCCGAGCCGGCCGCCGGCCTCGGAGGTGTAGTAGTCGTACGCGTCGAGGATCAGCTCCGCGTGGTCGTAGTCGCCCTGGTCCGGCGAGAACAGCTCGTTGGCGGCGTCGATCTGGCCGGGGTGCAGGACCCACTTGCCGTCGTAGCCGAGGGCCGCGGACCGGCCGGCGACCCGGCGGAAGCCGTCCACGTCGCGGATCTGCAGGTACGGGCCGTCGATGACCTGCAGGTCGTGCGCCCGGGCGGCCATCAGCAGCCGGGACAGGATGTAGTGGTAGGCGTCGCCGACGTCGTAGCCGGGCGGTTGTTCGCCCACGACCAGGGACTTCATGTTGATCGACGCCATGAAGTCCGCCGGGCCGAAGATGATCGTCTCGACCCGGGGCGAGGCGCCGGCGATGTCGTCGACGTTGACCAGGCCGCGGGCGTTCTCGATCTGGGCCTCGATGCCGATCCCGCCGACCGGCAGGCCGAGGGTCTTCTCGATCTGGGTGAGCAGCAGGTCCAGCCACTGGACGTGCGCGACGGTCTGCACCTTGGGGAGCATGATCGCGTCAAGGTGGGTACCGGCGCCCTCGACGATGTCGATGACGTCCCGGTAGGTCCACGGGGTGGTCAGGTCGTTGACCCGGACGACCCGGGTCTTGCCGGCCCAGTCGCCCTCGGTCA
Proteins encoded in this window:
- a CDS encoding HpcH/HpaI aldolase/citrate lyase family protein; its protein translation is MGALGRPRRSCLAVPGSSTKMLGKAQGLAADQVFLDLEDSVAPLAKADARKNIVAALTEGDWAGKTRVVRVNDLTTPWTYRDVIDIVEGAGTHLDAIMLPKVQTVAHVQWLDLLLTQIEKTLGLPVGGIGIEAQIENARGLVNVDDIAGASPRVETIIFGPADFMASINMKSLVVGEQPPGYDVGDAYHYILSRLLMAARAHDLQVIDGPYLQIRDVDGFRRVAGRSAALGYDGKWVLHPGQIDAANELFSPDQGDYDHAELILDAYDYYTSEAGGRLGAVMLGDEMIDEASRKMALVIAGKGRAAGMTRTTSFTPPA
- a CDS encoding SDR family NAD(P)-dependent oxidoreductase; amino-acid sequence: MAAQPAVLAAPAPTMAPTDRLDGKVALVTGAGSPDGIGFATALRLRALGAEVAIVSTTKRIHERSKEIDALGFVVDLTDDAEVAGLADAVIEQLGEVDIIVNNAGLASKSSPEVFRPVSQLTYEEWKAEIDRNLSTAFLVSRAFVGGMTERGWGRIVNVAATAGYLNAMPAAAAYAAAKAGVIGLTRALAMEVVADGITVNAVAPGTIRTGSSTVAELRHGLDTPMARPGLPEEVAAAITFFCTPAASYVTGQVLVVDGGNSVRESNYR
- a CDS encoding DUF4190 domain-containing protein; translated protein: MTYPTQDPNQWDPNQHWDPNQPVTGAPYPPQYAYPPQYVARRTNGLAIAAMVTSICALVMCFGSFGFIGAILGHVARKQIRERDEEGDGMALAGIIIGWIGTAIGVLVIAFYVVFFVWAFNEANNHTYDGY
- a CDS encoding DUF4190 domain-containing protein; this translates as MTYPHPQNDPYQQGAPQNSPDPLDFQVPTPYGYQQQPPAQPGYPGYDQQAYPQYDQPYSAPPVTGGPYMPYQQQPYGPPRANGMALASMIVSICALGLVVCCSASGLVGAVGAILGHVARKQIRERGEAGAGKALAGIICGWIAFGLFFVMVAVALIMYPGDIAHVLNPTR